The proteins below come from a single Malus domestica chromosome 03, GDT2T_hap1 genomic window:
- the LOC139187745 gene encoding nuclear/nucleolar GTPase 2-like — protein MVKKTERKVNVSGKPKHSLDANRSDAKAKNKDARTGATVHRLKMYNTRPKAVSTQQELDIFREEHSRTVSSNYNVILRGKHLPLSLLNDHQKMFNLWILVWMS, from the exons ATGGTGAAGAAGACGGAGAGGAAAGTGAACGTCTCCGGCAAGCCAAAGCACTCTCTTGACGCGAACCGTTCCGATGCCAAGGCCAAGAACAAGGACGCGCGCACCGGCGCCACCGTCCACCGCCTCAAGATGTACAACACCAGGCCCAAAGC GGTTTCGACTCAGCAGGAGCTTGACATTTTCCGCGAGGAGCACAGTAGGACGGTTTCAAGTAACTACAATGTTATTTTAAGGGGGAAGCATTTGCCATTGTCCCTCTTGAATGACCATCAGAAG ATGTTTAATTTGTGGATTTTAGTTTGGATGTCTTGA
- the LOC103430458 gene encoding MLO-like protein 11: MAEDQQEMRSLALTPTWSVATVLTIFVAVSLLVERGIHRLSHWLRKTNRKPLLEAVEKMKEELMLLGFISLLLTATSSMIANICIPSKFYNSSFSPCSRSEITEETENKRKLWMFTVLPHSFRRVLNELNRNSCKEGYEPFVSYQGLEQLHRFIFVMAITHISYSCLTMLLAIVKIHSWRVWEEEAHMDRHDSLTEITRQMTMRRQSSFVNPSTPVVRNNFFIWVRCFFRQFGNSVVRADYLTLRMGFITNHNLSPKYDFHSYMIRSMEEEFQRIVGVSATLWGFVVAFMLFNVKGSNLYFWIAIIPITLVLLVGMKLQHIIATLALENAGITGSHGGAKLRPRDDLFWFKKPELLLSLIHFCLFQNAFELASFFWFWWQFGYNSCFIRRHWLVYIRLILGFAGQFLCSYSTLPLYALVTQMGTNYKAAIIPQRIRETIHGWGKAARRKRRLGIYTDDSTIRTETSTVASLEEDDHQMIDYPADDANTHNGIELQPVSSSVSSPCPVGNQTSSRPGTPLLRPSASVSSQSVTLTIQTEGIPRSASLPARRE; the protein is encoded by the exons ATGGCGGAAGACCAACAAGAAATGCGATCGTTGGCCTTGACTCCAACATGGTCTGTTGCTACTGTGTTGACAATTTTTGTGGCTGTTTCTCTGCTTGTCGAGCGCGGAATCCATAGGTTAAGCCAT TGGTTGCGGAAAACTAATCGTAAGCCCTTGCTTGAAGCTGTGGAGAAAATGAAAGAAG AGTTGATGTTACTTGGGTTTATCTCTCTCCTTTTGACGGCTACCTCAAGCATGATAGCCAATATTTGCATTCCATCAAAGTTCTACAATAGCAGTTTTTCTCCATGCTCTAGGTCTGAGATTACTGAAGAAACTGAAAATAAACGTAAGCTGTGGATGTTTACTGTTCTGCCTCACTCATTCAGAAGAGTGTTAAATGAGTTGAATCGTAATTCCTGCAAAGAG GGTTATGAGCCATTTGTTTCATATCAAGGCCTTGAGCAGTTGCATCGCTTCATCTTTGTCATGGCAATAACACATATATCCTACAGCTGCTTAACGATGTTGCTGGCAATAGTGAAG ATTCACAGCTGGAGAGTATGGGAGGAGGAGGCTCACATGGACCGACATGATTCATTGACTG AGATCACACGGCAGATGACAATGCGAAGGCAGTCTAGCTTTGTAAATCCATCAACTCCTGTTGTCAGGAATAACTTTTTTATCTGGGTG AGATGTTTCTTCCGGCAATTTGGGAATTCAGTGGTTCGTGCTGACTATTTAACACTCCGCATGGGCTTCATCACG AACCACAACCTTTCACCAAAGTATGATTTTCACAGCTATATGATTCGGTCTATGGAAGAGGAATTCCAAAGGATTGTTGGTGTGAG TGCCACACTCTGGGGATTTGTTGTTGCCTTCATGCTGTTTAATGTAAAAG GGTCTAATCTTTATTTCTGGATTGCAATCATTCCAATTACG CTAGTTCTTCTTGTGGGAATGAAGCTGCAGCATATTATTGCAACCCTAGCATTGGAGAATGCTGGTATAACTGGATCCCATGGAGGAGCAAAGCTGAGGCCTCGGGATGATCTTTTCTGGTTCAAGAAGCCCGAACTTTTGTTGTCCTTGATCCATTTTTGTTTATTCCAG AATGCATTTGAATTGGCTTCattcttttggttttgg TGGCAATTTGGGTATAATTCTTGCTTTATCCGAAGGCATTGGCTCGTGTATATAAGGCTGATTTTAGG GTTTGCCGGGCAGTTCCTGTGCAGCTACAGCACCTTGCCACTGTATGCCTTGGTTACTCAG ATGGGAACGAATTATAAGGCGGCAATAATCCCACAACGGATAAGAGAAACAATTCATGGATGGGGAAAGGCAGCTAGGAGGAAAAGAAGGCTAGGCATATACACCGATGATTCAACCATACGCACAGAAACAAGCACAGTAGCTTCACTTGAGGAAGATGATCATCAAATGATCGATTACCCTGCAGATGATGCTAATACGCATAATGGAATTGAGTTGCAACCGGTTTCTAGTTCTGTGTCTAGTCCTTGCCCAGTTGGTAACCAAACCTCAAGTAGGCCAGGTACACCCCTTCTTCGACCATCGGCTTCTGTTTCTTCTCAATCAGTTACATTGACTATTCAAACAGAAGGTATTCCAAGATCCGCTTCACTGCCAGCTAGAAGGGAATGA
- the LOC103430478 gene encoding uncharacterized protein, whose translation MGGRGVIGDRWSMRILWACAIGSAVSLYMVAVDRQLKNRERALAEELKAMEAESGSGEVV comes from the exons ATGGGAGGCAGAGGAGTTATCGGAGATCGATGGTCCATGAGGATTCTCTGGGCGTGTGCAATCGGCAGTGCTGTCA GCCTATATATGGTTGCTGTGGACAGACAACTAAAGAACAGGGAACGAGCGCTGGCTGAAGAGTTAAAAGCCATGGAGGCAGAATCAGGCAGCGGTGAGGTTGTTTGA